AAAATCAACCATGGGCCCCCTAATACCACATCCCGTGCAGGATTAAGTAACAAGTACTGAAAAGTAATTCTGCAAGTCCTCTGTACCAGGTGTAAATCAGCAATGGCGTTCACATGTGAAAACATTTCTTACCTACACATTGACAGTCATTGACAATacaccaataaaaaaaaaaccaacacctgTATTTTCTTGCCAAAGCTGAACAAGAGACAAAACAAGCACCGAGAGTTTTTCCTATTTGTGTTTCTCAGGTTGCTGAGTCAAAATCCGGCCTTAAGTGCACAAAACTACTAACTCCAGTAGAGCTGTCTCTCAAGCTAAGCCTCCACTGATCactaacatgaaataaaaaaaaaaaacaggaatccccctctcccagcccagaCATTTGCAGATGTACTGATTGACTTGGGGCCTTTACGAGGCTCGAGTTCAGAAGAGCCAGTAAGGCAGCTTGTGTGCTcctgcttctccaggagaacaAGTGTGTGCCTAACTCTAAGGTTGTGCTGCAGTCCCCTTGTCCCCTGGCTTGCTTGTGAACcagacagaaaatgcagaaaatctttggcattttctttaaataggcCATAAACCCCTCAAAATTTGACGTGAGGTCTGGAGTAAGGAGGTATCCAGATGTATTTTTGGAACAGGAAAGATTCTTAAACTCCTCTCTTTCTACCAATGCATTAAAAATGGGACTCTCTTGTAGCCACTGCTGATAAAATGGGTGCGAACAGGAGGAGAATAACACTCCAGATGCCTTCATCATAGTTGTTTACTTCAACTTAATCTATTTTCTTATAAGTCTGAATTATTCAAAATAATCACCTTCGCTTCCCTGGCTGTTGTTATTTAATGAGATAACCTTTCATACTGAGCAaccccaaaagcaaaaaaaataaatctcattaATCTCTCTAGTGTTTAGAGACACCTCAAAAGCTTCAAACATTTACCtctccttcccagcagctgaAATGGTTTTAGGAGGATCATGGTTCATACCTCGCATTCCCTGGAGCCAGAGATGGTATAAGTGCAGGGCCCAGATCCATTAACCGATACATCCATGGTCTCAGAGTTTGTTGGCTTGTAGTCCACGTAATACTCCTGTAAAGGGGAGTTCATTTGCCTTTCGGACTCTCGGGCCTTTTTCCTGCGCCTCTTCATGAGAGAGTGCTGCTGGAGCTGTTTCATGCTGGCTGGGTAGCGCTTCCACGACACGTAGATAACCAACAAAATCATGGCCACGGAAAGAAAGAGGGCCACGCTCCCAGCGATTATTTTGTGAAAGGAAACGTGCTCATACTCTGGTTCCACTCCAGGTGTCGGGAGGTCTGCAGAAGGGCTTGGCATGGCGGATGTTGGCTGATTGCTCTCAAGTTTGGAAATGGTAGGTTTAGGAATGAAGACAGGTCTCTGGGGGGTTTTGGGCGCCTGATATGATCTTTCAGTAACCACCACCTGGATTTCAGCACAGATATTATATGTTTCCACGGCATCGCTCACTTTTTCGCCCTGGATGTGTTTAGGGCCTGCACATATCATAGTGCTTTCTTTATTTCCCTTGAAATTCTTAAGCCAAGTGAACAGAGGGCAAATGCTTCGAGTACATTCCCACATATTTCCAGACAGAGTGATGGAGATGAGCGAGATCCACGTATTGATGGTCTCCTGAGAGATGTTGGTGAGTTTGTTGGAATCCAGGTTCAGCTTTTGCAGGTTGGGGAGGCACTGGAAGGTCCCAGGCTCTATCCCTGTAATGTCATTTCCTGATAAATCCAAGTTGTGCAAGGAACTCCAAGTCCACGTTAACCCTTGGCTAATAGACCGGATCCTATTCCACTGCAAATAAATCGAGCGAAGGTTGAAGAGGCGTGGAAAGTGGGCAAAATTGATCTTAGAAAACTGGTTGTGCTCCAGGTGGAGCTCTGTCAACTTCAAAAGGCCAGCGAAAGCATTACGGGATAAGCTCCGCAGGCGGTTGTAGCCCAAATCCAGAAAGTCAAGGTTTCGGCAGTCCTGGAAAACTCGGATCGGCACAGTTTTCAGTGAGTTAGACCGCAAATGCAGGATCAAGAGTTTACGAAGACCCTTGAACTGCTCTGACTGCAACACCTGCAACTTGTTGTAAGAGAGGTCCAGGTTGCGGAGGTTGGGGACCGGGTGAAATGTTTTGTTGTGCAGATGGGTAATTTTGTTGGAGCTTAGAATTAATTCCTTCAGCCTGCGGATCCCCTGAAATGCATCCTCATCCACGGAGCTGATGTAATTATGGTCAAGATAAAGCCATATGAGCTGATTCAGGCCCGCAAACTGATTTGATTTAA
The sequence above is drawn from the Phalacrocorax carbo chromosome 24, bPhaCar2.1, whole genome shotgun sequence genome and encodes:
- the LRRTM4 gene encoding leucine-rich repeat transmembrane neuronal protein 4 isoform X2, which gives rise to MFVDDRRMGFHLIKQLRGMSVVLVLLPMVLFAVLAGAQRACPKNCRCDGKIVYCESHAFRDIPQNISGGSQGLSLRYNSIQKLKSNQFAGLNQLIWLYLDHNYISSVDEDAFQGIRRLKELILSSNKITHLHNKTFHPVPNLRNLDLSYNKLQVLQSEQFKGLRKLLILHLRSNSLKTVPIRVFQDCRNLDFLDLGYNRLRSLSRNAFAGLLKLTELHLEHNQFSKINFAHFPRLFNLRSIYLQWNRIRSISQGLTWTWSSLHNLDLSGNDITGIEPGTFQCLPNLQKLNLDSNKLTNISQETINTWISLISITLSGNMWECTRSICPLFTWLKNFKGNKESTMICAGPKHIQGEKVSDAVETYNICAEIQVVVTERSYQAPKTPQRPVFIPKPTISKLESNQPTSAMPSPSADLPTPGVEPEYEHVSFHKIIAGSVALFLSVAMILLVIYVSWKRYPASMKQLQQHSLMKRRRKKARESERQMNSPLQEYYVDYKPTNSETMDVSVNGSGPCTYTISGSRECEV
- the LRRTM4 gene encoding leucine-rich repeat transmembrane neuronal protein 4 isoform X1, encoding MFVDDRRMGFHLIKQLRGMSVVLVLLPMVLFAVLAGAQRACPKNCRCDGKIVYCESHAFRDIPQNISGGSQGLSLRYNSIQKLKSNQFAGLNQLIWLYLDHNYISSVDEDAFQGIRRLKELILSSNKITHLHNKTFHPVPNLRNLDLSYNKLQVLQSEQFKGLRKLLILHLRSNSLKTVPIRVFQDCRNLDFLDLGYNRLRSLSRNAFAGLLKLTELHLEHNQFSKINFAHFPRLFNLRSIYLQWNRIRSISQGLTWTWSSLHNLDLSGNDITGIEPGTFQCLPNLQKLNLDSNKLTNISQETINTWISLISITLSGNMWECTRSICPLFTWLKNFKGNKESTMICAGPKHIQGEKVSDAVETYNICAEIQVVVTERSYQAPKTPQRPVFIPKPTISKLESNQPTSAMPSPSADLPTPGVEPEYEHVSFHKIIAGSVALFLSVAMILLVIYVSWKRYPASMKQLQQHSLMKRRRKKARESERQMNSPLQEYYVDYKPTNSETMDVSVNGSGPCTYTISGSRECEVPHHMKTLPYYSYDQPVIGYCQAHKPLHVNKGYDTMSREQAETTNLELSRDHSFIATIARSAAPAIYIERIPN